The Candidatus Aegiribacteria sp. nucleotide sequence GGAAACCAGTGATCGTACTATATAGTGAATACCCCTGCTAACTGCATACTGCTGCTACCGAGATATGGAGAACACTTAAACGGTATACATCTTCTCCAGCGCTCCACAACGATAATCCCAGCAGAGTTCATTCAGAATAGTTGATTCAAGTTTCTTGTCTTCAGTATTCTGCAGCAGTTCCAGCCCCTGTTCACCGAATTCAATTACTTTTTCCGGTTTGATTTCCCTTAAAGCTATGGTCAGGTCAGCGAGAATTCTGATTCGATCCAACCCGCTTGTTCCAGAGAGTTTTTTAGCAGGATCTCAGGATCTGCTTTTTTGGATATTTCAGTCACATAAACCTCTAAATTAAGATATTCCAGAGCAGAAATACTGATCAGAAATTTGTGCTTCTTTACAGATACTAACTTTGATGGATTCGTATGGCAATGCTTGTCATCGATGTGATTGATGCTGTGTCTGGAGGAAAAATGATGTTCCGGGAAGGATAGAAAATCCAAATTCCTATTGTTTGAGGGAACTTTAATAACAATATTGAATAGTTGGAAATTGAGTTTCCTGTTGATACTAAGGGTTTCACTTATGGATGGAGGTGCCGGTATGATGTGGTGCTCAAAACTTGCATCTTACATCTCTCTTGTTCTATTTTCGGTTCTTGCAGGAGCATCGCATGCTCAGGAGGACGGCTCAATAGTGGCCTGGGGAGACAACAGCTCAGGTCAGTGTACTGTCCCATCGCCCAACAAGGGATTCGTTGCTATAGCTGCCGGCAGTGCCTTTTGTCTGGGCCTGAAAGAAGACGGCTCGATAGTGGCATGGGGAGACAACAGCTCGGGTCAGTGTACTGTCCCATCGCCCAATACGGGATTCGTTGCTATAGCTGCCGGCGGTGCTTTTTGTCTGGGCCTGAAAGAAGACGGCTCAATAGTGGTCTGGGGAAATGATTACTGCGGCCAGTGTGATGTTCCCTCGCCCAACACGGGATTCGTCGCCGTAGCTGCTGGCTCTGCTCACAGCCTTGGGTTGATAGAAGACGGCTCGATAGTGACCTGGGGGTATAACTACTTCGGTCAATGCGATGTCCCCGCGCCTAACACTAACTTCGTGGATATGGCAGGTGGATACTACCATAGTCTGGGTCTGAAAGAAGACGGCTCGATAGTAGCATGGGGGTATAACTACGCAGGCCAATGCAATGTCCCCGCGCCTAACACTCACTTTGTTAATATGGCAGGTGGAGGTGAGCACA carries:
- a CDS encoding chromosome condensation regulator; translation: MSFLLILRVSLMDGGAGMMWCSKLASYISLVLFSVLAGASHAQEDGSIVAWGDNSSGQCTVPSPNKGFVAIAAGSAFCLGLKEDGSIVAWGDNSSGQCTVPSPNTGFVAIAAGGAFCLGLKEDGSIVVWGNDYCGQCDVPSPNTGFVAVAAGSAHSLGLIEDGSIVTWGYNYFGQCDVPAPNTNFVDMAGGYYHSLGLKEDGSIVAWGYNYAGQCNVPAPNTHFVNMAGGGEHSLGLKEDGSIVAWGDNSEGQCNVPAPNTGFVNVRSGLDHSLGLKEDGSIVAWGDNSAGQCDIPDSNTVFVNAAGGYYHNLGQVSWIPSPVRASLNSSSLLCPSSSDHIFTADSRDLPLLH